The genomic segment TCGGTATGGCATATTTTCGCGAAGAACGTTCATCCGCatgcactttttttttgctgtgtcGTCTGTTGAGGCCTGCGGGTCAGTAGCGGTGCTTTCATCGGCGGGCACGTGATTCTCCGTTTCTTCACTGTCATCTGTAATACTGTCATACTGGACCAAGCCCGCGGCCTGCGCCATCGTGTGCACTAAGACGGCTCGCgagcaatgatgattaatgatgatttatgatgagtaatgatgattaatgatgagtaatgatgagtaatgatgattaatgatgattaatgatgagtaatgatgagtaatgatgagtaatgatgagtaatgatgagtaatgatgatcaatgatgattaatgatgattaatgatgattaatgatgatcaatgatgattaatgatgatcaatgatgattaatgatgatcaatgatgattaatgatgatttatgatgattaatgatgatcaatgatgattaatgatgatcaatgatgattagtgatgatcaatgatgattaatgattaatgatttCTACGGTCATAGGTGAGTTGAGCTTGCTTCCTTGTGTGTCTCAAGGCCGACGCCAAACTGTCTTTCATTGCGTCGGTGCACTGGctgataaaacaaaagaaagaaagtccTGGTTGTGAATTTTGCTTGCGGTGTGTAATTACTAATAGTTCTAAGTTATCATTACAGAATCGTTTTATTCGTGAAGAAAATGGCTGATAAACACAGCATGGTGCCGTCCAGAGTCTTGTGGGGGAGTGAGTGATAATAGTCTGCAATGTCATCTAATTAGCATGGAATTCACACCTGTCCCCATTACAATAAGTCACGAAGGAGCTTCTCAGAAGGTGCAAGTTGACACTCACTCCTGTTATGTGGTAAAAGACAGACTTCATGTGGGTTGAGAATGCGGGACCACTAAAGGGTTTTCTTTATCTGtctaataacaaaaataagtaAAGAATCACTCATCAATTCAATATCAATTcaaatgcaatgtttttttccatgtaacccccccctcccccctccccccaaattaGGGGGTTATAAAATGACCCCACAAAGGGATAGTAGTTGTTTTAAATGCTTTCATAGTCACCCTATGTAGGATTGTTAGATGttcaaaatattaattcaCCACCAAAACTAACCCTTCCTAGGATTGTAATGAGAGTATAACCTTTCCTGGgatgagtgatgatgtacAAAATGTCTTGTTGGGGTGAGACAATTGGTTGAGATAACTTTTCAAAGATGACTATTTCGCTGGATTACTTTAGAATAATAATTCGCAACCTTATAAGAATTAGGGTCCCATGTTCTATCCAACAATCACTAGTTCCAAGAAGATCAGTGAGCCCTTTGAAGAAATATAATTGGAAACTGAAGAGTCATAACTTTTCAGGAGAAGAAAATTGTTGGTTGTGCCATCGTCAGAGGCGTCGAGAAGAATATCTCTGTATTTGTCCAGATATTCCCTTATGATGACGTTCAATCTGTGATCTTCctgaaagtgaaaaaaaaagagagtcaGCTAATATGATCACGTCACGGAGTCTACACAGAGTATTTAAGtagaaaatatgtgaaaacAGTAGTAGCACACATAAAATTCCATTTGTGATAAGAAGAAGATTAAATGGTTACTTTATTATAGTTTAAACAAATAATCGTGTTTTCCCATatgctgttgtcacgcaatctACAAGCACATGTCAAAATAAAGGATAAATCACAAATGAAAGACTTACTGGCAAATTTGTGACATCAACCCCATGAGAGCCATATGTTTTGTAATCCTCGAATCTGAACATGAGGGTGCCATCTGAATTCAAGACTAATGAATTCAGTCCCTGGACGTGTTCTCTGTCACCGGACGGGGCAATTCGCAGTGTCCGGATCTCTTGTCCTCTGGAAGGAGGTATCAATACGAAAAGCGCGATCGACAGCAGATTCCTGCTCTCCCTAGCCTTGGCACTCTAGACAAATCAAAGCAa from the Nematostella vectensis unplaced genomic scaffold, jaNemVect1.1, whole genome shotgun sequence genome contains:
- the LOC125560844 gene encoding uncharacterized protein LOC125560844; this translates as MQTERFDMARSQSAKARESRNLLSIALFVLIPPSRGQEIRTLRIAPSGDREHVQGLNSLVLNSDGTLMFRFEDYKTYGSHGVDVTNLPEDHRLNVIIREYLDKYRDILLDASDDGTTNNFLLLKSYDSSVSNYISSKGSLIFLELVIVG